In Telopea speciosissima isolate NSW1024214 ecotype Mountain lineage chromosome 10, Tspe_v1, whole genome shotgun sequence, the DNA window GGTAGCATTCTGTTTCATGAAACTCCTTTTATTCATCTTTGAGTTACAACTGAGAAGAATACATTTAATATGGTAACAGTTTAATTTTGCTTCTTGTTAATGAATGGGGTAGTGGTATGGAGCTAGTCTTTGTTAAAGGGCTGGGGTTGGTGGGGGTTGGAGTGCCATTCTGGTTGCTTTGATCAAGGATTGTTCTGTGTTTAGAATATGAAATATTGTATTCTCATGTTTCATTGTAGTTCTCCTACCATTTATGATTTCATCTAGATTAAATTCTTAACTTAAATATTAAACCCAAATCCTCCATGCTTGTTATTGGGTAGCGATTCCAAAAATTTGCTACTATTTGTGAAGTCAGATCCTATGTAGGAGATTATACAGAGATGCCTGATAATGTGCATACAAGGGATATTCAGACACTGCAACTGGGATACTTGGGATGTTTTTGTAACTAAATGATCCAGTGTAATGGCAAAAATATCCTTTGCAATGATGTCTGTATACTGTAGCATTCCAATTTGTTTTTCTCAGGTCCAGATTCGCCGTGATGTTTTTTAATGTATTTGTTATCATTTGGATCTCTGTGTAGTTACACGGGACTGTAACAGTTCGGACCATTGCTATCTAATAGATGAGTGGATGGGTTGATCTTTTTGCAATTCTGGCTTTTAACATCTGGTCCATTTCAATCTATATCAGTTTTTCCTTGGAATTATCTGATAGTGACTTCAATCCTTTGTGGGGAAAGTTTGGTATTTGAACCTCCACATCCAGGAAAATGCGAGATAAACTTAACTCTTGGTATCCTTCAGAGAAAGCAAAGGACCTAATCCTGATCTGATCAATGTGCATACAAAGGATATTTGGTCTGTGTACATAGGATACTTGGGATGTTTTGTAACTAAATAGTCTAGTGTAATGGTTAAAATATCCTTTGCAATGATGTCAGTAGACTGTAGCATTCCAATTTGCTTTCCTGAGGTCAAGATTCACCATAATATTGTTTAAAGAATTTGTTATCATTTGGGTCTCAGGGTAGTTACAAGAGGGTGTAACAGATCAGATCATTGCTATCTATTAGGTGAGTGGATGGGTTGATGTTTTGTAAGTCAGGCTTTTGCCTCTGGATATTCATTTCTTTATACCATCTGATCCATTCCAATCTAGCTCAGTATTTCCTTGCAATTATCTATCCTGATTCAATCCTTGAGGGGAAGAGTTTGGTATTTAAACCTCCACATCCAAGACTATGTGAGAGAATTTGTGTATCTTGTATCCTTCAGAGAAGGCAAAGAAGGGCCTAACTTCTTGGATTCACTATTTGAAATTAGAGAAATCTTCTTTCCCTTAATTTCTGGCTTTCTTACTCCTAATAAAATTTGAAGTCTctaacaaaaaacaagaaaaatgaaacatACAGGTTTCTTGAAATGCTTCCTTATCCTCTATTTGGATTTTATTCCTTAGCAGATAAATTACTCAAACTTCTTTGTCTAACAATAAGCTGATTTTACTTTGCTCATTAGCATCCAGATGTTGAAGTGCACTTGTTGTATTCTAGGTTAATGCCCCCCACCCTTTCTTTGCTGTGCCTTCCATAGTAGCTTGGTgatatgtcatttttttaaCCTATCTCAGCAGGTGGACACTGGAGGTGAAAACATTAACATAGAAGGGCATTATGGGTGTGAAAGCTCGCCAAAATGCAACAGACTCTCCAAGAGCAGAGGTGGGAGAGATAGACACTAGGACACCATTCCAATCAGTCAAAGCTGCAGTCAGCTTGTTCGGTGAAGGAGCCTTTTCAAAGGAGAAACCTGcctttaaaaaatcaaattctttttCTGCAGAGGTATTTCTTACACTTATTAGCTAGATATAGAGAACTTCACACAAACTTCATGGGTATTTCTTATATCAAGTAGTTAGAAAGAAAATATGAACAAATGAACGATGAAATATCTAAGACGTAAGATCGTAAGTGGGACCCTTCCACTATTTgatagaaagggaaagaaaatatgAATAAATGGACGATGAAATATCTAAGGCGTAAGGTAGTAAGTGGGACCCTTCCACTATTTGATAGAAAGGGCTCACCATTTTGGTCAGAAAACAAAAATGCCCAATTGATTGTTCTTATGTTTGATGCCATGGTTACTTTGGCTTCTCACCAAGACAATGTCAGCCATTAGAAAATTTGGAGGGTGCCTATGACAACTCTAGACGATAATATGACAACTGATTGTTAGTTGGGTTATGACACTCAAATCTCTCTCCACTTCCAACCCCCCTGGTTATCACTATATTATTATAGAGGCAGCTTACGTCttttaaacccaatccaacAGATGGGTGAAAGACGTGTAACTGTAAGATCAAACCTAGATAGTCTATAATCATGTTACCTCTAGGGCCATTTTGCTAGGCTGGCAAAATGGCCTGCTTTATATCTGAATTGTGGCAGACCACCTGGCAGCCAAATTTGGTGTATGTACCCCACAGCCCCCATAAACCTACAAAAATTTTCAGTCCTATCCAAATTATACAACAGGGAAAAAACTAAGGTCAAAATAATTGTTAAAAAGTCACAAGAGCCAAACATATGGACTGTTGAAAATATACTAGAAAAATCCACGACAAGTTGGTCAGACGATTGAGTTTGACCATCAAATTTTACCTGGATCTAATTCAAGATGGGCCCTTCCTATCCATATGGTTGGAAATTGCCATGTCACATGCCAAATGGTGAAAATTGGATGGACCATTGTGCTAAGTAAAACATCCGTAGTGCTAACCTTTGctgttttgttttaaaaataagttcaaatttttagaaattactTTTCTAGTGTGGGATTTTCTTTTGTGATATTTATAAATTACGTAAATTCATTTGAAGTGAAACCTAAGCTTCcttgacactctctctcctccctaactACGTGGGTCCCTTGTGGGCACCGATTAGTGTGGTGTGggagatcccccccccccccacacacacacacactggcAGCGTCGGAAACCCTCTCCCAGAAATGATTTCTGCTTATGATCATATGATGCATCATGCTTTTGGACGGTTGGAGCTTCATAATTCTAGAAGCTAATGTTTTAAGGTAACAGTGAGTGTAAATTAGATGTGGATTTATTGGAATAAAGTCCTATAATGATGAGTCAATTCCTGTTGCTCTTTGAAGTTCAACTTCCACTAATTAGGTGGAGATTACAACTTCGAGTAATCAAGGTCAGAAGGCAAGGCCTGAATTTCCATTTTACAGATATGATATATCCAGTCTCAACTGTAAAATAGGAAGTTTGTGGTTGGCTGGGTGCCAATGGTTCAAACAGTGTTCAGAAGAATCTTAGAAATACACGTAATGCATTGACTTCTATGTCATGACATATTTCTAATATCTGTGCTtccaatttctttttgttttgccaGAGGGTATTGGCAAAAGAGACACAACTTCATCTGGCCCAGAAAGAGCTCAAGAAGCTGAAGGAACAGTTTAAAAATGCTGAAACCACCGAGGCCCAAGCATTTGCTGAACTTGAAAGGCCCAAAAAAAGGGTCGAGGATTTAACCAACAAATTGAAAAGTGTAAAAGATTCCAAGGAGTCGGCAATTAAGGCGACAGAAGTGGCGAAGAACCAAGCAAAGCAACTGGAGGAAGCAAACTCTGGCTGCCCTGTTGAAACTGACGGTGCTTGGAGACAGGAGTTGGATAAAGCCAGAGAACAGTATGCAGCCACCATTTCTGAACTTGATGCTGCCAAACAAGAACTCAGGAAATTCCGTCAGGAATTTGACTCATCCGTGGAAGAAAAATCTGCTGCATTCCACCAACCAGCAGAAGCTGAAGTCACAGCCAAGGCTAATGCAGAGAAGGCTGCTGAACTGTCAAAGGAGATTGCAGCCACACAAGAATCACTTGGGCATGTGAAGCTGGCTTCTTTGCAAGCCCAGCAGGAGCAAGAAAAGACTCTTGAGGAAAAAAATGTCCAAAGGCAGTCTTATAGAGCTGCCCTGGAAGAAGCACAGAAGAAACTGCTATCTTTGAAGAAAGAGTTTGATCCTGAAATCACCAGGAATCTTGAAGGTAAGCTTGCTGAAACAGCTGCTGAGATTGGGGCTTGACAAAAGGAGATGGAAAATGCCCGCGCTTCTGATCTGGATTCTGTAAGAACTGTGACTTAAGAGCTTGATGGTGCTAAAGAGGTATTGCAAAAAGTGGCAGAAGAAGAAAGCACTCTTAGGAGCTTGGTGGAGTCCCTTAAAGTGGAGCTGGAAGCAGTGAAGAAGGAACATGCTGAACTAAAAGAGAAGGAAGCAGAAACCGAATCTATTGCTGGGAGCTTGCATGTCAAGCTCCAGAAAAGTAAGGGTGAGCTTGAGGCAGCCCTTACTGAAGAATCTAAAGCCAAAGGTGCTTCTGATGAGCTGATCTCTACCCTCCAACAGCTATCGTCAGAATCTGAAAATGCAAGAAAGGAGGCAGAAGAAACGAAGAGCAATGTTGAAGCGCTAAAGAAAGAAGCCGAAGCCACCCGGACTGCCCTGGAAGGAGCGGAAACGGCACTACAAATTGCACTGAAAGAGGCAGAAGAAGCAAAGGCAGCAGAGGCAATGGCCCTTGATCAGATTAAGTTATTGTCTGAAAGAACAAACGCAACTCGTGCTTCAACATCAGAATCTGGTGCAATGATCACAATCTCACAGGAGGAATTTGAGTCTTTTAGCCGGAAAGTTGAGGAATCTGATAAATTGGCTGAAATGAAAGTAGCAGCTGCAATGGCTCAGGTGGAAGCAGTAAAGGCTGGTGAGAATGAAGCACTAAAGAGGTTGGAGGCAGGCCAGAAGGAGATTGAGGAGATGAAGGCTGCAACAGAGGTGGCTTTGAAGAGGGCAGAGATGGCAGAGGCAGCAAAGAGGGCTGTTGAGGGAGGGCTACTGAGGTGGCGTGAAAGGGAGCAAAAGAAATCTGCTGAAGCTGCTACTAGAATTCTTGATTCAGAGGTTTCTGCACTTTCATCGACACAAAACGCCATGGTTCAGAAGCAGAACCTACCAGAGAAGGTTGTTGGCGTCCGTAAGCTGGATAAAGAAAAGACATCTGTCTCAAAGAAGGTACTGTTGTCCAATCTCAGTGGTATCTTccataggaagaagaagtatGTTGAGGGTGGGTCTCACTCTTACCTCCCTGGGGAGAAACTCGTGtgattttagttttgatttttttttgtttttggtgtttttatgGTTTGCTGATGACTTGTGCAAGTGTGAATGATGTGAGGGGGAAGAAGGGAGACAAAGAATAAgtgatagaaaaaaaaagggggggagggggagggggagggggaagagaaaaaCACCTCCATGACTTGGTTCTGTATATTCTAGTTCTAGAACACTAGTATatatgttctttcttttttatgttaataTCTGGAAGGGTAAAACTATTAATAAGACCAAGTTCTGAAGTAGAGAAAGAAGGCCTTTCAGTGGCAGATGGTTTTTGTGATCGACTCATATCCTTTACAAGGAAAGAACTTGTGGAGAATTTTGGAAACTGTGAGTATTGAAGGGTTCTTTAGTCTACCTCATGTCCTGAAAGAGCAGCCCCTTTAACTTCTTTAGTCtctatttggttgcaaggaaatggaagtgaagtgaaaattttcaaacctaaaaatgtGGACTTTTTCTACAATTGCTCGGGTGTGAATTCATTTAGGTTGGATGAACCCTTTACTGTGGATGAAGGAATAGGAAAGATGTTCCAGAACATGATGAACTATAATGGTGTtaatttttaggtttgaaaGTTTTTACTTCACTTCCTTTTAATTTCCTTGCAACCAACAGGGACTAAAGAAGTTAAAAGGGACTGCTCTTTCCGGACATGAGGTTGACTAAAGAACCCTACAATACTACTCACAGTTTGCTCTCTGGAAGTGGGATATTGAAGCCCAAACCTCAATAGGGTTGGGACTCTGGTGTGTGGCTGGATGACTGGTCAAGTTGGGTCAACCCAAACCCATAATAAGTGAAACCCATAATAAGTGGGTCGCTGGCTCAACCTGAATAAACCAGAGAAAACAGATTTCACCTGttttgaaaattgattttaCCCATCGCTTCCAAAATCTGCCTCAAGTAATCCTCTTCCCTTTGGTGTGAATACCAAAATGGTGGTTGCAGAGATGATCAAGAggggaacaaaaaaagaagagaacggTCAGGGTGTAGGGTATGGAGGGAATTGATGTGGATTTATGGGTTTCATTCATTGGGTTTTTCGACCCTGGTAACTTTACTTCTATACCCTCAGGGGTAAGATCTGATATTTCACAATTAAGGGGTCATGAATTCAACTATCTTAAGAGTAACttataaaaaataagagaaaaaaaacactGTTTGATAACGTGGCCCCTGGGCTCAAACACAACCCCTCTAAATGTTTACCCTACccttttataaaatgaaaattcaCCTTTATCGATGTCCTTGCAGTCTTTCATTGACTACATCAGCACAGAGTCACACGACGTTCATCTTTCCAAAAAATTTAGAGACTTTGAAATGAAAATTAGGTTAAAGTTCTTGTTAAAGGGGAAATATGAGGGTTAATCACATTTCACAATCATCACCCACATAGGTACGCATTCAATTTTGGATTTCGCAACCTTAGGACTAAAAAAGGATATTAGGTAGGTGGTTGGATCTAATATCCATCAACAAGTGGTAAATCAGTTAAGACTCAAATTGTGTATAAATAGATCCTATGGTGAATCGAATAAGATTTGGCCACGTGgtaatataaaatttaaaaatttacaTACACATCCAATCGAACTGATCGATACGAACCAATCCCTTATCGGTTTGATTTCGAATTGGGTTTTTTTGGATCTACTAGAAACCAAAATGGATCGAGCTGACCGATCAGtaaaccccccaaaaaaccaaGATTTTCTCATCAGACATGCGGCCCTTTCTTTATTTAGACatgtaaacccaaaatcaaaccgaaccaagatttcattaaaaagaaataataataagggaaatttacacatactacccctgaggtttgatgaaaggatatttttacccaggtttggaaaattctacatacccccctgaggtttgcaaacggtaacagataggttcattccatcagttcatgactaaaaaatagacttgaactgacggaattgcccttgtCATTTGGGATTCAAAGTGAACGGACGGAATtacccttacaaaaaaaaaaaaaatacacctgcaactcatcttccccaaatcgattgggaagatgagttgtaggtacATACAACTGTACAAGGGGAGAAACAGATccatttctacccaaaaaaaaacaaacagatcCATGCGATTCCAACCGATATCCTGACAGTGGGTGAAGCACAGAGTTATTAGTTCTTAAACAATGAAACAGATCCATTTGAGGAACAATGAAGCACAGCATTTACTCTAGAAatcacttctctttcttttcatgtgATGTCTTCATTTCCAACAGTTCATCACCCGctctttcatttcttgtttatttgtcTCTCGCTCTGTCTCTCCGTCTCTTCTTCGTTTTTCCTGCCGGTTTTCAAAACTTAAATAGGGAAGCGGGAAGCTGCAGTTGAAGCCTTCTAAATTGTCGTCTTCTCGTGAGATTTAAGGATTTCGGATTTCCTTCATGGCCCACCCAAATCTACAATGGATGGCGATTTTCCCTCctcaaattagggttttgattttcgAAAGCAGAGGTTTGATTATTTTCGGAAAGCTCGCATTCCTTTTGCTTTCTGTTGCACACTGAATTTGTTTTTGTGGGGGTTTGCTAGATGGGTTAACGCCTGCGTTCTGGGTGCGCTGTGGCTGTTTCTTCATTTCTGGATTTCCCGTCAAAGATTGATTTTGTGAGGAGCATTTCGATCAATGCATCTTTCACTATAGAAACCTATATCCCACTGTGCGTCCCTATTCCTGGAGAAGAAGATTAGGAGGAGAGATGGGTCGGACTCGACAGAGTAAGGCAATGGCAACCCTTCCACCCTTCGGCAGTTGCATGAGAATAAGCTCATCTTCCcaattgatttggggaagataagttgcaggtgtatatatatatatttttttgtaagggcaattctgtcagttcacTTTGAATCCCCAATGGCAAGGGCAATTATGTCAgtttaagtctattttttaacggtgttagtcatgaactgacggaatggacttatCTGTtatcgtttgcaaacctcaagggggtatgcagaattttccaaacttgggggttgaaaatatcctttcgtcaaacctcagggataGTATGCGTaaatttccctaataataatcaTAACCAGATTGAGATCAAAACCAGTGACTCAGTGACCAATGACCATAGAAAAATTTTATCATATATCTTTGGGTGAGTGATAGCAGAACGTACGTCCTGTCAACTTATTTTCACTGTCTTTTAATTGTAATCGTTAATTGTAATCGTAGATTTGACATGAAGTTAATTTGAACCATCCATTGGTTTTTCACTTAATCACCGGTTCCCAGCTTTTACGGTCAGAGCCTCATGGTCACTCCTGAGTCCTCGTCTCATCCCCACCATCTTCGGCCACCGCCTTGCATCACTTGCATCACACCGCTTGTTATGTACACGAACATGAAGCTAGAAGGCAGATAACAAACCATCGTATCTGagtaaatgaaacaaaaattcaAGCAAATCCCTTCCCCCGGTTGTACATCTCCCCTGCAAAAACCACCATATCTGAGTACGATGACTTTGGGTGCAACTCTGCGAaacacaatctctctctctctcctcagtAGATTCTTACACGGCAATCTATTTCCTTTTAATCCCCCTTAAATGCAACCTTCAACTGAAACCACACCAGATTTTCAGAGTTATCCGGCGTGGATTTTCTCTCGCTGCTCCTCAATCCAGAGTTGAAAAACAGAATTCTCATCGTTCCGTAATCCATTGACATTAATATTTCAACGATTTTGATTATAAGAGATATCTCGCTAAaattaagaaacaaagaaaagaacagaaattaaTTCCATGGCATTTCACATCTCATGCCCAATTTCATGGTTCAATGTTCATACCAAAAATCTCCTTATAAACTTAAGGAATCTTTAGCAGAGATTTCTAAAATTTCTCTTCATATATGTTAATCTCTTGTTTTGAAAGAGTATGTTTGTAAAAATTGCAGTCACTGTGTCTGCTTCTACATATTTATTAGTTTCCCTCAGAACCTTCAGAGCGAGAAAGGGAGGAAAGATTTTGGAGGTTTTTGTGTTTGTGTAGTTCTTGAACAATCTGTGGTCGGTTAGGGGTAGATAGAAGGGTACTGTTCAGGTTTTGGTTCCTCAAATTGTTGCGTCAACTCCTGTGGTGAGTGTTGTAGCTGATGGGGTCGGGGCGTTGTTCTGGTTTTAGTTCCTCAAATGGTTTCATCAATCCTGTGGTGAGTACAGTAGCCGATGGGGATGGGGTGAAGATGTCCATACAAAGTGATTTGCGTTGTAGAAGGCAGTGGCTGCTAAATCGTTGGCCGTAGTGATTTATGCTCTAAGATTTGAGATCGGAGATTCAGCGGTGAGGTTCTTAAAAATGTTATTCTTTCATTAAGGGAATCAACAATGGGGAAGAGAAGCTCAAGCTCTCTCTGCATGGTGCAAATGGACGGTAAATATTGACGAAGAAATCGATGATCCTTTGTTAGGCCTCCTGTGGGTTGCAGGTTGCAGAGAGGGGCGTAGAGAGACAAGAAGGACAAATCCATCGCAAGCTCACTGCAGGATGTCACATGATCTGATATGAGAGTTGCAGAGGATGAGTTCAAGATAAACGGTAACAGCCTGTCTCGGTTAATTGAGAGAAATATGTTCAAAATGACTGAGATTTAATATAACTAAATCAAGGGCTGAATTTAATCCACGAATTGTGAACGTATTTTCACCCACGTCTTGCGACCTTTAAGCCTACAtcttttatattaaaaaaataaaaataacgcCCTTCCTACGTGATGCCACGTGGATGCCACCTGGCCGCGATGGTAGCGGTGGAGATGGTCCCTCCCTACTGTAAACATCCCAAGTTTCCAACTTCCCTTTGTGGATTTAGAATGAGAATCCTCTAATATCCCCTTATTCCTGGAATTCCTATCCTGACTCCAGACTTCTGAgtcagcctctctctctctctctctccctctctct includes these proteins:
- the LOC122643706 gene encoding WEB family protein At5g55860-like, with the protein product MENARASDLDSVLQKVAEEESTLRSLVESLKVELEAVKKEHAELKEKEAETESIAGSLHVKLQKSKGELEAALTEESKAKGASDELISTLQQLSSESENARKEAEETKSNVEALKKEAEATRTALEGAETALQIALKEAEEAKAAEAMALDQIKLLSERTNATRASTSESGAMITISQEEFESFSRKVEESDKLAEMKVAAAMAQVEAVKAGENEALKRLEAGQKEIEEMKAATEVALKRAEMAEAAKRAVEGGLLRWREREQKKSAEAATRILDSEVSALSSTQNAMVQKQNLPEKVVGVRKLDKEKTSVSKKVLLSNLSGIFHRKKKYVEGGSHSYLPGEKLV
- the LOC122643993 gene encoding WEB family protein At5g55860-like codes for the protein MGVKARQNATDSPRAEVGEIDTRTPFQSVKAAVSLFGEGAFSKEKPAFKKSNSFSAERVLAKETQLHLAQKELKKLKEQFKNAETTEAQAFAELERPKKRVEDLTNKLKSVKDSKESAIKATEVAKNQAKQLEEANSGCPVETDGAWRQELDKAREQYAATISELDAAKQELRKFRQEFDSSVEEKSAAFHQPAEAEVTAKANAEKAAELSKEIAATQESLGHVKLASLQAQQEQEKTLEEKNVQRQSYRAALEEAQKKLLSLKKEFDPEITRNLEGKLAETAAEIGA